Genomic segment of Gasterosteus aculeatus chromosome 4, fGasAcu3.hap1.1, whole genome shotgun sequence:
TCACTCAACGGTATTAATGCAGGTGGATGGTTTGTAAAGTGAGCCTTACAAATATCCTCGTTAGTTCTTCAACAAACGTTACCTGACGTCCTAATACGACCACATAATACTacatatcattaaaaaaagggcCATACGTTAACGCAGAAGGGCTGTCATGTTGATCAGTTCCAGTATTATTCTATGTGGCGTCATTAAGCTAACGCTACGTTCGGCTAACGCCGCCTCAGAAGGCCTGTTTGGGTCGGTTCGCGTCGGCACATCGCCTCGCAGCGGGTGTAATAAACGACATGGTAGTCTGCGAGTTACTCCCGTAGAAATGCCGTGTTTCTACAGCTCTTTATAACACGGCGTCATGCCGCGTTAGCTTAGAAAGGTAGCGCCGCTATGGTTAGCTTAATTAGTTAGCTCAAATGTGTGTTCTATTGAAACAATACGATTTGCGCTAAAAACGAATCCTGCGTTAAACTCATCAGTTACTCAATGTTATTTATccatcaaacagtaagacaAGAGAACGTTACCTGCATTGTAGTGGAGATTTGTAGTATAACGTTTAAGTGGAGAAAGCTGTTACTATTTTGAACTTCTTCGGCCGCCAACGTTTTCAAAAAGCTACCCACGCTGATCCTGATTGGTCCGTGTGTTGCGCACAAGAAGGCTCCCATTGGCCACGATTGTTGAAAGAGGAAGCGTGTGATTGGTTCACACCACGTTAGTATGACGTAGACCCGCCCTCATTTCCTAGACTTCTGCAATGGCTGCTGTGGTCTCTGTTGTGTTGCTGTCTTCATCATCCTCGGACAGATAACTTTACGTCTCCTTAGATAGTGGAACAAATACGTTTATGCTTCTGATTCCATCAAATATCGTCTTTGATCCAAAATAACCTCCCGATTATGAGTTACTTTTGAAAAAAGGTAATTAGTGACAATGTAACGCAAATATCGGCCAGTTTGGTTGACAGTTTAAATTAACTGTGAAACATTGTGTACACATTTCTCACTTGTCAAATATATTGATATTTGATAgatgaaaaaatacttttagcTGCAGATCAGAGAAGTGCgataaacacaaatgaaaagttCCGTAATAGCCCAAAACTGTCACATATGTTTTCTCATTCAGAAAGGGCACACAAGTTGACATCCGCAGGCAGAGAAATGGGTCCATCAGTCTAAAAGAGATCTTAAGTTTATTATAGAATTATGCAACAgtttaatgcaataaaacaaaaaaggcaatATTACCTTAGGATGGTTTGTTTAAAATAGCTTTATTGAAAACTCATTTATTTCTAGAAATGAAGAGGTTTTAACTGCAAATGTTTGGCTTGCTTAAGTTCAATTCACATCAGTGACACAGATTTTCCATGTATAcaacaaacatacattttacaACTTACAATAAAGGAAAAACTAAAACGTAATAAGTTACTGAAGACTCATTTGAATGTATTGTGCCGTTTTTCTGTAACAAAGTCAAACTCCTGCGCGGAAcacaacatatttttttgtctACATTGTGGCGAAGGAACAGGAAGCAGGTGGCTCATTGCGAGCAGCGCGCTTCAGTAACGTCTCTAGTCGAGCTTTGACTGCTCcatattttgtttattgttgagaAACGTATTTCTTTGCGTGTCTGCGACGCATTTTGAAGCGAGCCTGCCCGCTCAACAACCGTGAGACTTGAACACAATACTTACACCGAGAGACAATATACATTTTTCCAAAGCAAATGCTGTAAATCCAACAGCAAGGTCGCTTTGTGGAAAGAGGATTTATCCTCAGTGTGACAAAGTAATTTggtgtttttctatttgctgAAATAGCCAATATACATCACGCCTGGTCATTTCATACATGGGAGTAAAAATGTGCTACATCACAATATTCAGCACTACTAACAGTAAGATTTCATCAAAGTCTGAAGAAATAGGATTTGAAAGTATATTTTCACTACCAAAATTACAgacatataaaaaaatgtatggtGCTGAATATTATGTCATTATTGTAATTATTAACAAGCCAAGGATCTCAGATGACAGTTGAAATAAATTCTGCTTTGAATGTTGAGTTCAGAAAATTTACAAGAAAGCGGTCttaaaagaggaaaagatgaactacttcatttcaaatgtttctccCAGTATaggtccttttaaaaaaatgttgctgaCATAAAAGGTCTAAATATCCGATTCACATCCACAGAAGACTCGGATGAATTAGTGACATCTGGTAGCCATGAAGGATGCGCATTCTGCATTTACCAGAAGCAGAGAGCACATTTAGTCTGCACTCGTCTGAACGGAGCAATTGGTGAAAACTAAAGTGCAGGACGGCAGCAGGACGGCCAGCGAGCGACGCAAACTCGGAATGGGATCGTTCAGGTCTACTGTGTTGTTCTCATCGTTGCTGTTTGCGGCAACTACAGCTTCTTCATTATTCGgctcttctccacctcccccaccacctcccccctccccctccaggacTGGTGGGCCCTGCTTAGGCTGGAAGGTCACATCTAAAAACTCCATCCGGCTGAGCCCGCGGAGCATCCTGCAGCTCCGCACTACCTGCATCTCGCTGAGCGTGCAGGCCCACAGGCACAAACACTTCAGGTCCTTCAGGCGGCTGGCACAGAGCAGGCCCGGCCCCACCTCTTTACCCCCCAGGCTCAGTTCCTCCAGTCCCAGCCATCCGGCGCCCAGCCCGAGGGAGGCCATCTGTAGCTGGTAACCTTGCCGCCCAGTGATGCCGATCTCCAGAAACTTGAGCCTGGAAAGGCCTTCCACCTCACAGACGCCGCTCTTGGCAGCACAGCTCCTGAGCCCGTTAGCAGTCACGCGAAAGGTGTCGCGCAGCTCCAAGCGGCTGAGCCGCTCCCACGACGTCAGACTCTGCAGATGCTGGTCCGTGAAGGACGGCACGTTATTAAGGACTAACCTCCCAATACCGACGCCGGACGGAGAGCCGAGCGCCTTCCCTTTCCGGTGCCTCCCTTGCTGTTGAGCGCCGGCACTGGATGTGGCTTCTGCTCTTTCGCGGGAGCGGGCCGGTGGAGGCAGAGTCTGGTTGAAAAATTCACGGGGCAGCTCGCAGCC
This window contains:
- the LOC120817005 gene encoding uncharacterized protein LOC120817005; protein product: MDEFKACDLDYFPENILIDVLAYLSVRELVRAGRVCKRWKRLVKDQRLWRFVDLTAWKGVTSRILWLLLRQYLGCGLRCLRLRGLLLSARGGTFLSESWLKALSTKCPRLSKLYLLHADLRSLPSCQLLPASLQVLELRGCELPREFFNQTLPPPARSRERAEATSSAGAQQQGRHRKGKALGSPSGVGIGRLVLNNVPSFTDQHLQSLTSWERLSRLELRDTFRVTANGLRSCAAKSGVCEVEGLSRLKFLEIGITGRQGYQLQMASLGLGAGWLGLEELSLGGKEVGPGLLCASRLKDLKCLCLWACTLSEMQVVRSCRMLRGLSRMEFLDVTFQPKQGPPVLEGEGGGGGGGGEEPNNEEAVVAANSNDENNTVDLNDPIPSLRRSLAVLLPSCTLVFTNCSVQTSAD